A single region of the Aquarana catesbeiana isolate 2022-GZ linkage group LG07, ASM4218655v1, whole genome shotgun sequence genome encodes:
- the NICN1 gene encoding nicolin-1, which yields MAQDSAPCTVKAPVPLQVGDGKSELGRPGVYVIDVTLQKPQTVQEISFKNSYTAFLTVRIQQRKKSDPKNRRWRTCVRDLRLMANPHTEDGSQDYVSLHAPQMLCATDHVSSIRLILRQPSPVWTTFTIEDLQINPSGQQSLQKGFSWWLNHLPPKEQLRSLNKGLPDPNRVSSELQQMWVLTEVMRSNQNAASVGRFDVDGCYDINLLSYT from the exons ATGGCTCAGGATTCAGCTCCGTGTACGGTGAAAGCCCCGGTCCCGCTCCAGGTGGGGGATGGGAAGTCGGAGCTGGGCCGCCCCGGCGTCTACGTCATCGACGTCACCCTCCAGAAACCTCAGACCGTCCAG GAGATCTCCTTTAAGAATTCCTACACGGCCTTCCTGACGGTGAGGATCCAGCAGAGGAAGAAATCCGACCCCAAAAATAGAAGATGGCGGACGTGCGTCAGGGACCTGCGGCTGATGGCGAACCCCCACACCGAGGACGGCTCCCAGGACTACGTCTCCCTCCACGCTCCCCAG ATGCTCTGCGCTACGGACCATGTCAGCTCCATCCGTCTCATCCTGCGCCAGCCATCCCCGGTCTGGACGACATTCACCATTGAAGATCTGCAGATCAATCCGTCCGGCCAACAG aGTCTCCAGAAAGGGTTTTCCTGGTGGCTGAATCATCTCCCCCCGAAGGAGCAACTCCGGAGCCTGAACAAG GGCCTTCCTGATCCCAACCGCGTGTCCAGCGAGCTGCAGCAGATGTGGGTGCTAACGGAAGTGATGCGGTCCAATCAGAACGCAGCGAGTGTTGGCAGGTTCGAT GTGGATGGCTGCTATGACATCAATCTTCTGTCGTACACATGA